The following are encoded in a window of Fulvia fulva chromosome 7, complete sequence genomic DNA:
- a CDS encoding Histone transcription regulator 3, which yields MSGFHALNIESDDESDIEIDDTKEIQIEEALKLYQNALKYHAEGPPSFVKAEEAYRQLFDSEVFRYPESQAELRRIELYGVPDQDDFLDDLQTGLLPTTTGLDTGPSTLPQILHLSHKNYAQFRLESLSAKFDSFNASLNQILADASEALEHFVQALDKDDSDLDLWRRTASVGEILDSKRIARFCLESVLAEDDAGLNAVMSLPGLEEGFAGEQLRDLVMELQDHLSLLQAPLSVTKRKVLSQMLKRQLHPYRGLLQQKSLAEERGEEAYKAHRYQNVPLKAPATWTELGDQLLKQLQNNQYGMSSSVPGVPIVFELGRAISSTHDSAEHTRSPSTAGALPNAGETAMPTSLSDMFPGLDSGRPTVQPQIASADPSMQVASASPQDMDVDPTASPTMTLPSRKRSGDAAGLNDGPEEGRTKSRRTRTRESNVDSVEGRQAVVDANTRWEYEQQLNEFQAADDWMFETVGNFFERAGIVGFDAARHVRQEMASSTGSTPSTEPTNAMQDLKIARSAIQSFLDRFDDKLAHFLLHGGETLNLGQSHSVAGGAASYTMGSASRAVNKMPLMINDGLQEMLTSVNEGQYLTKEVTWLFIEALFEPGKVCEDGSSYTQYLWPEDLKTIVVRNMVNFDDSIYAEAFSRLDSAKGSLTQESFDAPAEMVQGVFELHLDIYSLIKQPNSGVESDIVIAQGDRLQRWSDLAREYMQFRAERSASTSLQDPLNLRFLWATTAAMGTSSEVTQDHILECMNDLRGIFAETGELSILLQNNAIMPELSLAALDRDISRLTTKDFFLKVTDQDLRDPASVIESLEPLLEALEAARQRPGTDGDTAEPPPGVSSELVRFLEGSNVSTRLLLWQRLRDAYIGIEYKPMVVYCYLRMARIVLDELKSAEVAALPQADRQSTVLKCFRLLQDMVKRMYNVLQSSSDALETIDGDRLNLGVTAFGEILQLLQVFNVAEDSLRVGQSHPPSQPNGLPVPSFGAVTTMVHEMQVQIWIILYAFLQEAMAQNADQFPTPLGDRFDFLRTAHRNLGIRGICGKLNRAFVRMLKDEFFHMQHVDGYDSEQAQVLHDLYRLNCFLNPSYELIEHNCTADAFLDRNVALQAVDLLLAQASKLPVKELIKHPLKDTIDKVHGALARKKPTEAILRNREIYRAYLKSPINPVDLFSCLKGDGNQLPVTPIPRDDALLASKGWHFLMGHLALTKYRSQKRTGPTPTEDVDIAIAFFNQDLEYTGENWETWLRLAQAYDTKIEENVVWSAEKLNNNMQEIISMQRAALHCYIMATALAYRSADLAFETSSKMTELFYDFAHRLYSSAREPFNMHAFEVEDTERFVSLQSAGVQRQVPFKSLRVYTAVKLANVLFKRALPGKPDNWMLHYMIGKCLHKMHAAPSSVRPHGEAPAATQVLAAFVRALELLPDKDKKESRDTKKEPVLEPHYKLLSIVHKLLTLSKSITLQQAKEVLGHSFYARKDEETFPTNMNDWTPYVLGVLKTLRAADKSNWYHRMIFRSAYIIYEDAVARGDEDAGAIGAKQELSAQMFTKTMVLQVWRPESERAGRHFVYTTAYTRFFMKILKHLNDRAGLEQLARRVRRRPHDLFEHGQVWQDICNAYLQLLRSHGALSEGLETSTFSNIVHEDFLARKEPLERWMQSTDNGVSPALDVLREVQELKKINQSLMKPGAIDDLIGDSYAQLFNTVGKQLWEEELRAKREEDAKREAEKPPPVLSPARNPMMSLTHLMNVDGSSDTAHTPQPHAGAAPSATLGPSADAPPVRRKVGVGRREIRTTAESCFQKAGSKTQPIDPDKIIANAPKVQVLIERARLPLLGEASVETSAPGSIHDSADDESELSELEDDNDRPQEDRSSPVDDEGEEMRDVQDDEGVDMLNALQHEVVDATET from the coding sequence ATGTCAGGGTTCCATGCTCTGAACATAGAGTCCGATGATGAGTCCGACATCGAGATTGATGACACGAAAGAGATCCAGATCGAGGAGGCTTTGAAGCTGTATCAGAATGCTTTGAAGTACCACGCCGAGGGACCGCCATCCTTTGTCAAAGCCGAGGAGGCATATCGTCAGCTGTTTGACTCGGAAGTCTTCAGATATCCAGAGTCTCAGGCTGAACTCCGACGCATAGAGCTGTACGGCGTGCCCGACCAAGATGACTTCCTGGACGACTTGCAGACGGGCCTGCTGCCCACGACCACAGGTCTTGACACCGGACCAAGTACTCTGCCTCAGATTCTGCATTTATCGCACAAAAACTATGCTCAATTCAGGCTCGAATCCCTCTCGGCTAAATTTGACTCCTTCAATGCCAGTCTAAATCAGATCCTGGCTGATGCTAGCGAAGCACTGGAACATTTTGTGCAGGCCCTGGACAAAGATGACAGCGACCTGGACTTGTGGCGACGCACTGCATCAGTCGGAGAAATCCTCGATAGCAAACGCATCGCAAGGTTTTGTTTGGAATCTGTCCTTGCTGAGGACGACGCCGGTCTCAATGCTGTAATGTCTCTGCCAGGTCTGGAAGAAGGCTTCGCCGGAGAGCAGCTGCGAGATCTGGTGATGGAGCTGCAAGACCATCTTTCTCTTCTTCAAGCTCCTCTGTCTGTGACCAAACGTAAAGTTTTGTCACAAATGCTAAAGAGGCAACTCCATCCGTATCGAGGTCTCTTGCAGCAGAAGAGTCTAGCAGAAGAGCGAGGAGAGGAGGCGTACAAGGCCCACAGATACCAAAACGTTCCGCTGAAAGCACCCGCAACATGGACAGAACTGGGAGATCAACTTCTGAAACAGCTGCAAAACAACCAATATGGCATGTCGTCCTCGGTCCCTGGTGTACCGATAGTATTCGAGCTGGGCAGAGCAATCTCGTCAACGCACGATAGTGCTGAGCACACGAGGTCCCCGAGCACTGCTGGAGCACTGCCTAATGCTGGCGAGACCGCTATGCCAACAAGCCTGAGCGACATGTTTCCAGGGCTTGATAGTGGGCGTCCGACCGTACAGCCACAGATAGCATCTGCGGATCCTAGTATGCAGGTCGCGTCCGCGTCTCCCCAAGACATGGATGTGGATCCGACTGCGTCTCCTACCATGACCTTACCATCCCGCAAGCGGTCTGGCGATGCGGCCGGTCTGAACGACGGTCCAGAAGAGGGCCGCACCAAGAGCCGCCGTACAAGAACGCGCGAATCCAATGTCGACAGTGTCGAGGGCCGACAAGCTGTTGTCGATGCCAACACGCGATGGGAGTACGAGCAACAATTGAATGAATTCCAGGCTGCCGACGACTGGATGTTCGAGACGGTCGGAAACTTTTTTGAGCGAGCCGGGATCGTTGGCTTTGATGCAGCACGACACGTACGACAAGAAATGGCATCATCGACAGGTAGCACACCTTCCACGGAGCCCACGAATGCAATGCAGGACCTGAAGATAGCTCGATCGGCCATACAGTCATTCCTGGATCGTTTTGATGACAAGCTGGCGCATTTTCTGCTTCACGGGGGCGAAACTCTCAACCTCGGGCAAAGCCACTCTGTAGCTGGGGGAGCTGCATCATATACCATGGGTAGCGCCTCAAGAGCTGTCAATAAAATGCCTTTGATGATTAATGACGGCTTGCAAGAGATGCTCACTTCTGTCAACGAAGGTCAGTACCTGACCAAGGAAGTAACGTGGCTCTTCATCGAAGCACTCTTCGAACCTGGCAAGGTCTGCGAAGATGGCAGCAGTTACACCCAATACCTTTGGCCTGAAGATCTGAAAACGATCGTTGTCAGAAACATGGTCAACTTCGACGACAGCATTTACGCCGAGGCATTCTCAAGGCTCGACAGTGCGAAGGGATCACTGACCCAGGAATCTTTCGATGCGCCCGCGGAAATGGTACAAGGCGTTTTTGAGCTGCACCTCGATATCTACAGCTTAATCAAACAGCCTAACAGCGGAGTCGAGAGCGATATAGTAATCGCTCAAGGAGATCGCCTCCAACGCTGGTCAGATCTTGCGCGCGAGTACATGCAATTCCGCGCCGAACGGAGTGCAAGTACGAGCTTGCAGGACCCACTCAATCTACGCTTCCTGTGGGCTACCACTGCCGCTATGGGCACGTCCAGCGAGGTAACACAAGATCACATCCTCGAATGCATGAACGACCTTCGAGGTATTTTCGCCGAGACCGGAGAGCTCAGCATACTGTTGCAGAACAACGCAATCATGCCAGAATTGTCTCTTGCAGCTCTGGACCGCGACATCTCCAGATTGACGACGAAAGACTTCTTCCTCAAGGTCACCGACCAAGATCTTCGAGATCCTGCATCCGTCATAGAAAGTCTCGAGCCTTTACTGGAGGCATTGGAAGCAGCCAGGCAACGTCCAGGTACCGACGGCGATACTGCAGAACCACCTCCTGGTGTATCGTCCGAGCTAGTCCGCTTTCTCGAGGGCAGTAACGTCTCGACTCGACTTCTTCTGTGGCAACGACTCCGTGATGCCTACATCGGTATTGAGTATAAGCCAATGGTAGTGTACTGCTATCTCCGCATGGCACGTATCGTGCTTGACGAGTTGAAGTCGGCAGAGGTAGCCGCTCTGCCACAGGCCGATCGACAGAGCACTGTGCTGAAGTGCTTTCGGCTCTTGCAAGACATGGTGAAAAGAATGTACAACGTACTGCAAAGCTCTTCGGACGCACTTGAGACCATCGATGGAGACCGGCTCAATCTAGGTGTCACCGCGTTTGGTGAGATCCTCCAGTTGCTGCAAGTGTTCAACGTGGCGGAGGATTCCCTGCGAGTGGGACAGTCCCACCCGCCCAGTCAGCCCAATGGACTACCGGTTCCCTCATTCGGCGCGGTCACAACCATGGTGCACGAGATGCAAGTGCAAATTTGGATCATCCTCTATGCTTTCTTGCAAGAAGCGATGGCGCAGAATGCTGACCAGTTTCCAACGCCACTCGGAGATCGATTCGATTTCCTCAGGACCGCTCATCGGAATCTTGGCATCCGTGGCATATGTGGCAAGCTCAATCGCGCCTTTGTCCGCATGCTCAAGGACGAATTCTTCCACATGCAGCACGTTGACGGATACGATAGCGAGCAGGCCCAAGTCTTGCATGATCTGTATCGTCTGAACTGTTTCCTCAACCCATCCTATGAGCTGATTGAGCACAACTGTACCGCCGATGCATTCTTGGACCGCAATGTGGCGCTGCAAGCCGTGGACTTACTCCTCGCTCAAGCATCAAAACTGCCCGTCAAAGAACTCATCAAGCATCCCCTCAAGGACACCATCGACAAAGTGCATGGCGCTTTGGCTCGAAAGAAGCCTACCGAAGCTATCTTGCGCAATCGTGAGATCTACCGCGCGTATCTTAAGTCACCAATCAATCCTGTGGATCTTTTCAGTTGTCTCAAAGGAGATGGCAATCAGCTCCCTGTTACTCCAATACCGAGGGATGACGCCTTGCTTGCCTCCAAGGGCTGGCATTTTCTTATGGGACACTTGGCTCTCACCAAGTATCGTTCCCAAAAGCGTACGGGACCGACGCCGACAGAGGATGTTGATATTGCTATCGCATTCTTCAATCAGGACCTGGAGTACACTGGAGAAAATTGGGAGACGTGGCTCAGACTCGCACAGGCGTACGACACTAAGATAGAAGAGAATGTCGTTTGGTCTGCCGAGAAACTGAACAACAACATGCAAGAAATCATCAGCATGCAGAGGGCCGCATTGCACTGCTACATCATGGCAACGGCACTAGCTTATCGATCTGCAGACCTTGCGTTCGAAACCTCCAGCAAGATGACTGAACTGTTCTACGACTTCGCGCACCGTCTTTACAGCTCTGCGAGGGAACCGTTTAACATGCACGCTTTCGAAGTTGAAGATACGGAGCGGTTTGTGAGTCTTCAGAGTGCCGGTGTACAACGTCAAGTGCCCTTCAAATCCCTGCGCGTCTACACTGCCGTAAAGCTGGCCAATGTCCTCTTCAAACGCGCTTTGCCAGGCAAACCAGACAATTGGATGCTGCATTACATGATCGGAAAGTGTCTCCACAAGATGCACGCTGCACCAAGCTCTGTACGCCCGCACGGTGAAGCGCCAGCTGCTACCCAAGTTCTGGCAGCCTTCGTTCGAGCGCTCGAACTCTTGCCCGACAAAGACAAGAAGGAGAGTCGTGACACGAAGAAAGAGCCTGTTCTTGAGCCACACTACAAGCTGCTCAGCATAGTCCACAAGCTACTCACTCTTTCGAAGAGCATTACTTTGCAACAAGCCAAAGAAGTCCTTGGACACTCCTTCTATGCGCGCAAAGATGAAGAGACATTCCCCACGAATATGAATGACTGGACGCCGTATGTGCTTGGCGTTCTGAAGACGCTGCGAGCTGCCGATAAGTCCAACTGGTACCATCGCATGATCTTCAGGTCGGCCTATATCATTTACGAAGACGCCGTTGCTCGCGGTGACGAAGATGCAGGTGCGATAGGTGCCAAGCAGGAGTTGTCTGCCCAAATGTTCACCAAGACCATGGTGTTGCAAGTCTGGCGTCCAGAAAGCGAACGTGCTGGACGCCACTTCGTGTACACGACTGCTTATACCCGCTTCTTCATGAAAATCCTGAAGCATCTGAACGATCGAGCAGGTCTCGAACAGCTGGCGAGGAGGGTGCGCAGGCGCCCACACGACCTTTTCGAACATGGTCAAGTATGGCAGGATATCTGCAATGCATACCTCCAGCTATTGCGCAGCCACGGCGCGCTTTCAGAGGGCCTCGAAACATCGACGTTCAGCAACATCGTCCACGAAGACTTCCTTGCACGCAAAGAGCCACTCGAGAGATGGATGCAATCTACCGACAATGGCGTGTCGCCGGCTCTCGATGTCCTACGTGAGGTGCAGGAGTTGAAGAAGATCAACCAGTCACTAATGAAGCCGGGGGCCATAGACGACTTGATCGGCGACTCATATGCGCAGCTGTTCAATACCGTTGGTAAGCAGTTGTGGGAGGAGGAGCTCCGAGCCAAGCGGGAAGAAGATGCCAAGCGCGAGGCAGAGAAACCTCCGCCAGTTCTTAGTCCGGCGAGGAACCCTATGATGAGCCTCACGCATCTGATGAATGTAGATGGCAGCAGCGACACTGCGCACACTCCACAGCCACATGCCGGGGCAGCACCGTCAGCGACACTAGGACCGTCGGCTGACGCACCTCCCGTCCGCAGAAAGGTTGGCGTTGGCCGCCGAGAAATCAGGACCACTGCAGAGTCCTGCTTCCAGAAGGCTGGCTCGAAGACGCAGCCAATCGACCCTGACAAAATCATTGCGAATGCGCCCAAAGTGCAGGTGCTCATAGAACGAGCACGCCTACCCCTACTTGGAGAGGCTTCTGTCGAAACTAGTGCACCAGGCAGCATCCATGACAGTGCTGACGACGAGAGCGAGCTCAGTGAGCTGGAAGATGACAATGACCGGCCGCAAGAGGATCGGAGCAGTCCTGTCGATGACGAAGGCGAAGAGATGCGCGATGTGCAGGATGACGAGGGAGTGGATATGCTGAATGCACTTCAGCATGAGGTTGTGGATGCGACTGAGACGTGA
- a CDS encoding putative xyloglucan-specific endo-beta-1,4-glucanase A: MLRSLYLAAAGLAAFAVSTPTKTLVPRADLCGQWDSVVTGSYTLYNNLWGISGATGSQCVTLDSLSGSTIKWHSTWSWFGGSNGVKSYPNVVTSGGIGKQLSALRTMQSSWSWTYSGSNLVTNVAYDIFTSSTAGGSAQNEIMIWLAALGGAGPISSSYDASGNPVAVATVTLAGRSWRLYEGSNGYNYVYSFLPANGASVASFSGDLKVFINYLTANRGLSTSQYLISAGAGTEPTSGSGARFTTSSYSLVVT; this comes from the exons ATGCTTCGCTCACTTTACTTGGCCGCTGCTGGCCTTGCTGCTTTCGCAGTATCAACACCAACCAAGACCCTCGTCCCACGAGCCGATCTCTGCGGCCAATGGGACTCCGTCGTCACCGGCAGCTACACCCTCTACAACAACCTCTGGGGCATCAGCGGCGCAACAGGTTCCCAATGCGTCACCCTCGACAGCCTCAGCGGCAGCACCATCAAATGGCACAGCAC CTGGTCCTGGTTCGGCGGCTCCAACGGCGTGAAATCCTACCCAAACGTCGTCACCTCGGGCGGCATAGGCAAACAACTCTCCGCCCTTAGAACTATGCAATCCTCCTGGTCCTGGACCTACTCCGGCTCCAACCTTGTCACAAACGTAGCCTACGACATCTTCACCTCCTCCACCGCCGGCGGCTCCGCTCAGAACGAGATCATGATCTGGCTCGCAGCGCTCGGCGGTGCTGGTCCCATCTCTTCCTCGTACGACGCGAGCGGCAATCCAGTGGCCGTGGCGACTGTGACGCTGGCGGGGAGGAGTTGGAGGTTGTATGAGGGCAGCAATGGGTACAACTATGTTTACTCGTTCTTGCCGGCGAATGGGGCGAGTGTGGCGAGTTTTAGTGGGGATTTGAAGGTGTTCATCAACTATTTGACGGCGAATAGGGGGCTGAGTACTAGTCAGTATTTGATTAGTGCGGGTGCTGGGACGGAGCCCACGAGTGGGAGTGGTGCGAGGTTTACCACGAGTAGTTATAGTCTTGTGGTCACTTGA
- a CDS encoding Metallocarboxypeptidase A-like protein, protein MMHFLALALLPLVLGSPVTPRGEEALTYDGYEGYEELSHATNKYIDIALAPEEAAKFKKLGLKWEEKMKNIGDAVRKEKFDKWKGTSSRHHIFWHGQVHAREWITGMTLEYITWNMINEYKNRNVEIYIIPFINPDGFVYSVEVDRLYRKNRQAPPPGANQTCFGVDLNRNWPWNWDTNPQGSSTDPCSQAYRGTSPGSEPEMKYMKGLVDNIARQQGIKFYIDWHSYGNYILSPWGYTCSALPQDSAQLVSLGEQTAQVIEAVNGQNLTTGPTCQTLYAVNGGSLDYVYDVAEADLSYAFELRDQGQFGFVLPPDQIRPTGEEHWQGMLYLLQNM, encoded by the exons ATGATGCATTTCCTAGCCCTGGCCCTCCTCCCTCTGGTGCTTGGGTCGCCAGTGACTCCACGCGGAGAGGAAGCGTTGACATACGACGGCTACGAGGGT TACGAGGAACTGAGCCATGCCACTAACAAGTACATTGATATTGCTCTTGCGCCCGAAGAAGCTGCCAAGTTCAAAAAGCTTGGGCTGAAATGGGAGGAGAAGATGAAGAACATCGGTGATGCCGTACGCAAGGAGAAATTCGACAAGTGGAAGGGTACCTCATCCCGCCAT cacattttCTGGCACGGCCAAGTGCACGCTCGCGAGTGGATTACTGGTATGACTCTGGAGTACATCACCTGGAACATGATCAATGAATATAAGAACCGTAATGTGGAA ATATATATCATTCCATTCATTAACCCGGATGGTTTCGTCTACAGCGTTGAAGTCGACAGACTGTACCGTAAGAACCGTCAAGCACCGCCACCAGGTGCTAACCAGACCTGTTTCGGCGTCGATCTCAACAGGAACTGGCCATGGAACTGGGACACAAACCCGCAAGGCTCGTCCACAGACCCATGCTCACAAGCTTATCGTGGCACTTCACCAGGTTCCGAGCCAGAGATGAAGTACATGAAGGGCTTGGTCGACAATATCGCGCGCCAGCAAGGCATCAAATTCTACATCGACTGGCACTCGTACGGCAACTACATCCTGTCGCCATGGGGCTACACTTGCTCAGCACTGCCACAGGACAGTGCGCAGCTAGTGTCGCTAGGAGAGCAGACTGCTCAGGTGATCGAAGCTGTCAACGGACAGAACCTTACGACTGGACCTACCTGCCAGACATTGTATGCAGTCAATGGCGGCAGCCTGGACTATGTGTACGATGTTGCGGAGGCCGACCTTTCGTATGCATTCGAGCTACGTGATCAGGGTCAGTTCGGCTTTGTGCTGCCTCCGGACCAGATCAGACCTACTGGGGAGGAGCACTGGCAGGGCATGTTGTACCTGCTGCAGAACATGTAA
- a CDS encoding Pentatricopeptide repeat-containing protein 2, mitochondrial → MFECRACIRRAVRAIARDALDAQTIHRPLISAPRLAARRPRRRLATAAIPTQHDGDALGPLIESAISSHTPRHSARPKKEENALTPAEEKALRTEVLWLKDPMKLADHVHYTLRNNQRDKALNLCRIASKSQHCTVAWNHTIDWHVKQGRYTAAIDIFNEMKKRAQHPDSYTYMLLLRSFPQTRLDPGEQFPKHMCSKALNIYNSMNAENSTVQPSIMHTNAMLRVCGLAGDMDALWAVASQIPESGPRAADYITYSTLIGAIRHGATAQDGKGNIPARDYAQKMRKAVNEGRSIWQEVVTKWRGGEITIDEKLVLEMANLLLISRSMKDWDDVLSLVQQTTKIERLIPPVGSPERMTGHVPREAETAVVEDSDGWVDSVISSFKPVTGPTKDPENPRKSASMAWVQPGNKLLSVVLDACLKMRTPKAAQAYWDEFTSRQNVQPDLDNFHTMLRILNLNRSSKKAVEVVQQMHNSGVEARPITYRLGMSACQRDWKNTHIMENATALIDDMQQHLSYPDVKTLESYLALALQTRDSKKVVRAIDRMDPMVHLLRSRITYGTEGVYTSINAHIAEKESALRFIKTMIGTIDTLKNRSLVPEKDFAHWEARRSQLQGFVGRSANSVQDQRERWEKKHGEGESVGTSKKGPVRRVEPRKPWQESRPFRMGPHKWAEKQLRVFQERPMRGSDEGAG, encoded by the coding sequence ATGTTTGAATGCCGCGCGTGTATCCGTCGCGCAGTCCGTGCCATAGCCAGAGATGCACTGGATGCGCAGACGATACACCGACCGCTCATCTCGGCGCCTCGACTCGCAGCTCGTCGCCCACGAAGACGACTCGCCACAGCAGCGATTCCTACACAGCACGACGGCGATGCCTTGGGACCCCTCATCGAATCAGCCATCTCGAGCCATACTCCCCGACACAGCGCCCGACCGAAGAAGGAGGAAAACGCCCTCACGCCGGCCGAAGAGAAAGCGCTTCGGACGGAGGTGCTGTGGCTGAAGGACCCCATGAAGCTCGCCGACCATGTCCACTATACCCTGCGGAACAACCAACGCGACAAGGCTCTCAATCTCTGCCGCATTGCGAGTAAGAGTCAGCATTGTACCGTAGCTTGGAACCACACCATCGATTGGCATGTTAAGCAGGGCAGATACACCGCCGCCATCGACATATTCAACGAGATGAAGAAGCGTGCACAGCATCCCGATAGCTACACTTACATGCTGCTGCTCCGCAGCTTCCCACAAACTCGACTTGATCCAGGCGAGCAGTTCCCCAAGCACATGTGTAGCAAGGCGCTCAACATCTACAACAGCATGAACGCGGAGAACAGCACGGTCCAGCCGAGCATCATGCACACAAATGCCATGTTGCGGGTATGCGGCTTGGCAGGAGACATGGACGCGCTATGGGCTGTGGCAAGTCAGATTCCCGAATCAGGACCCCGTGCTGCCGACTACATAACATACTCCACCCTGATCGGTGCCATACGTCACGGAGCCACAGCACAAGACGGCAAGGGAAACATACCTGCAAGAGATTATGCGCAGAAGATGCGGAAAGCCGTCAATGAAGGACGAAGCATCTGGCAAGAAGTTGTGACAAAGTGGAGAGGAGGTGAGATTACCATCGACGAGAAGCTCGTGCTCGAAATGGCCAACTTGCTCCTCATCAGCAGGAGCATGAAGGATTGGGATGATGTCTTGTCTCTTGTTCAACAGACTACCAAGATCGAGAGACTGATCCCGCCTGTCGGATCGCCGGAACGAATGACAGGCCACGTTCCTCGAGAAGCGGAAACGGCTGTTGTGGAGGACTCCGACGGCTGGGTAGACTCAGTAATCAGCTCCTTCAAACCCGTGACAGGTCCAACGAAGGATCCGGAGAATCCGAGGAAGAGTGCATCCATGGCTTGGGTGCAGCCTGGCAACAAGTTACTTAGCGTCGTCCTCGACGCCTGCCTTAAAATGCGCACCCCAAAGGCGGCTCAAGCATATTGGGACGAGTTCACTTCCAGACAAAACGTCCAGCCTGACCTCGACAACTTTCACACTATGCTGCGAATCCTCAACCTCAATCGTAGCTCCAAGAAGGCCGTGGAAGTGGTCCAGCAAATGCACAACTCTGGTGTCGAAGCCCGACCCATCACCTACCGCCTCGGCATGTCCGCCTGTCAGCGAGACTGGAAGAACACCCACATTATGGAGAACGCCACCGCTTTGATCGACGACATGCAGCAGCATCTCTCCTACCCGGATGTCAAAACTCTCGAAAGCTATCTTGCCCTCGCCCTTCAAACTCGCGATAGCAAGAAAGTTGTCCGCGCAATTGATCGCATGGACCCTATGGTGCACCTCTTGCGATCGCGCATAACCTATGGCACTGAAGGTGTATATACATCGATCAACGCCCACATCGCCGAGAAGGAATCAGCACTTCGCTTCATCAAGACCATGATCGGCACCATCGACACCTTGAAGAACCGTAGTCTCGTCCCGGAAAAGGACTTTGCACATTGGGAAGCTCGGCGGAGTCAACTCCAAGGTTTTGTTGGGAGATCCGCCAACAGCGTGCAAGATCAGAGGGAAAGGTGGGAGAAGAAGCATGGAGAGGGGGAGAGTGTTGGAACGTCGAAGAAAGGTCCAGTAAGGAGGGTTGAGCCGAGAAAGCCCTGGCAAGAGAGCAGGCCATTCAGGATGGGCCCGCACAAGTGGGCGGAGAAGCAGTTGAGGGTATTTCAGGAGAGGCCTATGAGGGGTTCTGACGAGGGTGCTGGGTAG